One Lepisosteus oculatus isolate fLepOcu1 chromosome 4, fLepOcu1.hap2, whole genome shotgun sequence genomic window, TGAGCCCCATTCAGGGAGAAATGTTAAACAATCGGCAATCTGTGCAGGAAGGAGCCCTTCTAAAAAGAGCACCGGGGCACAAGCTTGTCTTTAATCCCACTGACGGTCTTCACTAGAGGCGTGAGTTCAAACCACTCTTCTCACACGCGCTTGTTTCCCCTCGTGTGTGAAAGTGTTTCATGTGTGATTGAAAATGAGACAAACTCCAGTCTCCGGTTAGAGCTGAAACAGCAATCCAGAACATACCGCCTGCTTGAGCCTAGATCAGACTCAAAAATAAAatcgttttttatttattattggatattgttttttaaattagtcctcggataaacatttaaacattcctTTTTTACTGAAATGGGATTCATAGTGGCAATCTTATTCCCACTGTAAAGGGAAACACTAATGTGATCCAGGGCTCCGCTCTGCCTCAGTCATCACTAGAGGGCGCCCCTGGTGCTTTGGGCTCATTGCAGttgagaacaggttcagtacggagcagCTGGCTGAGTTCAGCGGCCGTGTTGGTCATAATTAGTCCGTAGGCGGCGCACTAGTTTAACACGGAGCTGCGTGCTGACCACGGGCTGGACTGCAGTTAGTCCGCTCCTATCAGCTCCTTGCAGCTGACCCGGGGGGAGGAGATATATTACCTGTGAAATTAGGGAAGTTAGCCGTTTGCCTAACTGTTTGTGAACCAGTTAGATCAAGGACAAGCTGGTGCCTCGCAGCTCTCGGATTGGCTGTGTTCATCTCGGTAACGAAccaggacatttaaaaaaaaagatttgaaagccCCACATAACTTAACGGCCAGTTTCCTGTCAGACCTTTTAAACGCTTATCCGAAGAATAAACAATTCCGTTTCTCTTGAACAATTGCCGACAATTAAGAGAAACGCACTTCTTTATGAGTAAGATCTAGACGAGAagaggagacacttctttacacaaagcatTGTGGGAGTGCAGGAGGGTGAGAGAGCTCTGCTCTGCGGTCTCGTCTTTGTGCTGACGGCAGGAGAGCTGCTGAGATAAGGAGTGTTCCATGAGCTGGGTCTCTGTCACTGAGATGATACAGAGATATCTGGGCTGTGTGGTTTGTCAGTACGCAGGACGAGGAGACGTGTGGAGCGGTAGGCATCCTTCTGCACCTCACGTGAAACCCTGTGTCTTCTAGTTttgaagaacacaaaacaggTCACTAATGAAAGGAAGCCATTCAGCCAGTGTAGCCTGCTTGTTCATGAGCAATTCATTGATCTGAGTGTCTCATCCAGCTGATTCTGCTTGTTCCACCccaccaccaccctctgtgtaaagaagagcctctaTCCTGACTGGAGAATCTCACCCAGCTTTGTCTTGAGATATGCTAgcgtatcggcttcaacaacatggctgggcagcttgttccacacccccaccaccctttgtgtaaataatTGCATCCTGTCCTGATTGGAGGATCTTAACCTGCAGCTTATTTATGTGTCAGTTATTAAGTTTATTCTACATCACTCTGCAAATCACACCTGGCAGCCCTCTGAAGCTCGGATAGTGTgcacagtacctggatgggagattccTGTGAAAGCTAAGTTTGCTGCTGAAAGagttgttagtggggccagtaggggggcgctcaccctgtggtctgtgtaggtcctaatgccccagtacagtgacggggacactagactgtaaacaaggcgccgtccttcagattagatgtaaaactgaggtcctgactctctatggtcagtAAAGACCCCAGAGTGTCTCTCAGAAAGAttaggggtgtgaccccagtgtcctggacagacttcccctggtctttaccagtcatggcctcctgataacccccctctctgaactggcctcatcactctgctctcctccccactgagagctggagtgtggtgagagtactggagcatcatccaggtggggctgcactctggtggtggaggggatccccattacctgaaaattgctttgagtggagtgtccagcaaAGCGCTATAGAAATGTAAGAATTTTAttatccagttgtttcttgaatgAGATCATTGAAACAGGGCAGGAGGtgtttctttaaacaaaggGTGGTGAGGGTGTGGATCAAGCTGTCGAATTTGATACGCTGGCTTCTCTGAAGAAATGTCCTGTTTAAATCCTGGAGTTAATATAGTAGTCGATTCTAAAAGTGCTACTAACAGTTTCACACTGGCCTCCATTGGTCCACCAGATGTGTCGCGATCCGTCCACAGAGCAGCTCAGACAGCTGCAAAAGAGCAATACTGAGTCACAATGAGATTTCGCAGAAGTGTTAACTTGCAATTAGCAGTAAACTCGTAATCTTGATTGACGCAATGATGCAATCACTATCTCCATCAGATGTGATCACCTGCTTGGTCTGATGAACAGCAGAATGATTATCTGATTATCTGAGAGAAGGGCAGTGCAGTATCAGCACACAGCTCTGCTGCAGGCTATGGGTTACAGACAAATCAAGCCCCCACCTCAAATAGTCCAGATCATggccggtcagtgtgtctgcagtagggctgtccagtcctggtcctggaggggtcagtcactgtgtctgcagcagggctgtccagtcctggttctggaggggtcagtgtgtctgcagcagggctgtccagtcctggttctggaggggtcagtgtatCTACAGCAAGGCTAtacagtcctggtcctggaggggtcagccagtgtgtctgcagcagggctgtccagcaGTAGTTGTGGAGGGTCAGTCCTCAGTTTCCAGCAGTAGTTGGGGTCAGTCCtcagtgtccagcagtagttggggagggtcagtgctctgtgtccagcagtagTTGGGGAGGGTCAGTCCTCCCTGTCCAGCAGTAATTGGGGAGGGTCAGTCCTTTGTGTCCAGCAGTAGTTGGGGTCAGTCCtcagtgtccagcagtagtTGAGGAAGGTCAGTCCTCTGTGTCAAGCAGTAGTTGGGGAGGGTCAGTCCtcagtgtccagcagtagtTGGGGAGGGTCAGTACTGTGTGTCCAGCAGTAGTTGGGTAAGGTCAgtcctctgtgtccagcagtagTTGTGGAGGGTCAGTCCTCAGTGTCCAGCAGTAGATGGGGAGGGTCAgtcctctgtgtccagcagtagTTGGGTAAGGTCAgtcctctgtgtccagcagtatTTGGGGTCAgtcctctgtgtccagcagtaggtggggagggtcagtcctcagtgtccagcagtagtTGGGGAGGGTCAGTACTGTGTGTCCAGCAGTAGTTGGGTAGGGTCAGTCCtcagtgtccagcagtagtTGAAGAGGGTCAGTACTGTGTGTCCAGCAGTGGTTGAGGAGGGTCAGTACTGTGTGTCCAGCAGTATTTGGGGAGGGTCAGTCCTcagtgtgcagcagtagttggggagggtcagtcctcagtgtgcagcagtagttggggagggtcagtcctcagtgtccagcagtatttggggagggtcagtcctctgtgtccagcagtagTTGTGGAGAGTCAGTCCtcagtgtccagcagtagtTGAGGAGGGTCAGTACTGTGTGTCCAGCAGTAGTTGTGGAGAGTCAGTCCTTAGTGTCCAGCAGTAGTTGGGGAGGGTCAgtcctctgtgtccagcagtaaTTGGGGAGGGTCAGTACTGTGTGTCCAGCAGTAGTTGCAGTGAGTGCTCTTTGTCCATTCAGAGAGTTAAAATGTGAAGTGGAACAAAAAAATCCTAAActttgtaccaacggtcctcaaaactgctgccattacccccgtgccaaaaaagcctgacatggctctcgacaatcttaacaattttcacCCCATCTTCAATTTatcctttcttaaaaaaaatctagaatGTGCTGTCATATTTCAGTTGCATAatcacctcatgacaaacaaccttttccaacccctccaatctggcttcagtcaacttcacagcacagaaactgccctggtcaaagtcactaaccattttctaatagcttctgattctgcttctctttctatactcatccttcttgatctcagtgctgcttttcacactgttgaccatgacatcttaTTTTCTCATCCTGAgactgtttggagtttctgacactgccctcaaatggttcaaatcttacctcactgatcgctgtcactttgtctctcttcatgggtacaggtctgaaactggtcttgttaagtctggtgttcctcagggctcaatactggggcCCATGCTCTTCACCATTTACATGTtaccacttggtcagctttgaagatcacatggcctcagctttcatttttacactgatgatactcaaatatacatccataccaaacctgacactgatgtggctgtctctattctatctaactgcatctctgacataaaaatttggatgactcaaaacttccttcatcttaactgtgacaagactgaagtcatgcttattggtaccccccatcaacttcgtaaagccaatcctgtaaccctgtctgtggatggcactgtacttgaacttcagtctaaattgaaaaaccttggggggatatttgaaaaaaacctgaaaaacctgggggtgacaggaccttctcctgttatgcccccaagctctggaactctctctaaactccttcaaatcaagactccaaaccttcttcttcagaaaagcctttacttaactggttccattcttcacccctctgctcttcttagtaccaccatccacggtctcttctgtatattgtaattgtgttttatcttctgcattctttttatttattgttgttgtcatcctgtaaagcgctttgagaagccacctttaaaggtgctatataaaataaagtttattattattattattattattattattattattattattattattattattattattattattataaactttcaaAATGACAGAAATCTGCAGCATGTTATATAACTGCATCAGTTTTCAGTGATGTTACTATGAGAAAAGAGAGAAACTGGGGAGCCGCAGGTTGAGGGAACCGGGTGGTTATACCGTGAGAAACTACTGTATAGTGGAACCTTCTGCTGGCAGAGATCTGGCTTGTGTAGGAAGTATCTCTGGGCTCTGTGCTTCCTCTTTTCTGAGAAAGAGGCAGAGGTGTGTCACTGGCTGAGGCTGCTGATGACGACCCTGAACCTTCACTGGCCCCAGCAAACTTCCTTTCACAAGCTCTCACTGTGTAAAACACCTTATCTGAACACAGATCTGAACCATAAGTGCTGGGAGACTGAACAGCTCTGTACTGACCTCCACAGAGGAGTGCTCCATCGCACACTGAGAGAGGCTCCGTACAGACCAGCACCAGCTTCTGGCCTGACCATCCCAGATGATGATGAGAATGATTTTCCTGCCACTTCTGCTTGGGGTCATGACCCTGAAGTCGTTGGAGGGTAAGGAGAAAAGGAGAAATTCGGGAACCATTTAGTGCAGTCACTGACAGTTTTATCCTCtctcagtgttaatgtactgaagtgtccagtcagtcagtgtgtctgtatgaacccctctctctcagtgcagtgttaatgtactggagtgtccagtcagtgtgtctgtattaacccctctctctcagtgcagtgttaatgtactggagtgtccagtcagtgtgtctgtattaacccctttctctcagtgcagtgttaatgtactggagtgttcagtcagtcagtgtgtctgtatgaacccctctctctcagtgcagtgttaatgtactggagtgttcagtcagtcagtattctctctctctccagtgtccAGCTCTCCTCTGTCCAGGAGCTCTATAGTGGGGGGTGAGGATGCTGGCGATGGACTCTGGCCGTGGCAGGTGTTCCTCCTGGTGAAGAAGACCAATGGGAGCCTCAGCCAATGTGGGGGCTCCCTGATCAGCAAGCACTGGGTTCTGACTGCGGCTCACTGTTTTAAAGGGTGGGTGTGGCgcaacactgactgactggtcATCTGTATGTCAGTGACACTTTTGCTAGCTCCTGTCTGTCAAGCTATGGTAAATGGGGGTCCTAGTGTATAGCGCCTCCTGGAGGTTGGATAGCTCATTTAAGAATTAAGAAATTTTGATTTACGGTTATGCAAAACATTATCTTGGTGAAAACACTTAGAAAGTGAGACCAAGCTCTTTGCGTTTCATAGCTTATTGACGTGAGTGTCACATTTACTATCTTGAAAGCAGCCAGGACATCAGCTCCATCAACATGGCTGTGGAACTTGTTGTGGAACTTGttgcacactcccaccaccctctgtgtaaagaagaacctcctgtcctgactggagggtctcacccagctgtgtctggagagaagccagggtatcggcttcaacaacatggctgggcagcttgttcccctcaCCCACcatcctctgtgtaaagaagtgcctccttttCAGCATTAAGGACATAGTGTCTGCCTTGCTGTGGTAAGACTGAGGAATAGCATAATCTGTAGTAACGTCTTCTCCTGGGTTTTTCTCTTAGCTACATAGACATAAAGTCTTCCCATGTGTATCTGGGTGCCTACGAGCTCGATCTGCCCAGCTCACACCAGGTGAACCGCAACATGGCTGATTTGGTCATCCACAGCAAGTACACCATCACAAGAAAGGGCTACGACATCGCCCTGGTGAAGCTGGATCGCCCCGTGCCGCTGTCCCGTTTCATCCAGACTGTCCCTCTGGCCGAGCCCTCGGACCTCTTCACCAGCCGCAGTGACTGCTGGGTCACTGGCTGGGGGCGGGTCCAGCAGAACAGTAAGGAGATCTGACTCTTTTTAGCCTCTGAGAGAGCTGGGCTGCAGGGCAGCACAGTGTAAAGCAGTCCTCTCTGTCTCTACCCAATCACGGTGCGGGGCAGTCTGTCTCTAACCAATCACagagcagtctgtctgtctttATCCAATCACAGTGCAGGACAGTACAGTCTTTCACCAATCACAGTGCAGTCTGTCTGGAACCAATCACAGAGGGAGGCAGCCTGTCTTTAACTAAGCACAACACCGGGCTGTAGGGCAGCACAGTGCAGATTGAATCACACAATATCACTCAATATCACACTTCAAACACACAATAAAACAATCACACAGTCACACTGaaatcacaatatcacacaATCACATAAtcacatttaaatcacaaattcataaaatcaATAGGAGTTATCTTGTTACCCTACAGTCCATTTAGTCTGAGCTTGGTCATATTGAAACCCTACAGTCCCGAGATCACTGGTTCAGTCTGGTCTTGgtcatattgtaaccctacacTCCCGAGATCTCAGCTGATCACAGAGATGAGTTTGAATCTCAAAGGGACAGGTAAAGGTCCATTCTATGCTTTGgttctggagccttcttcaggtgtcaggtgtcaGAAAAGCATTTCTTTTCTCTAGCTTTAAGCATGGAATGGACCTTTACTTGTCCCTCTGATGCCTGCGCCTGCTGACGTAGATCCCTACTCAAACGTCTTGAGCTTGAATCGGTCCTGGTTAGGGTCAACTTGCTGCACAGCAGTGTCCCTGTGGCAGGCTTTGCTGTCAGTAATGTTGAAGTTCTTCTGTTGCTACTGAGGGGATCTCAAATGCACAGAACCAGTTGACTCACTGAAACCACTGCTTGACCTCTGCTGCCCTCTGAATTAACCCCACAGCGAGAAGTGAGAGCTGTCTCCTGGAGATCTGAGCAAGAGACGGGTCTCTGGGAACAGAGGTCAGGTCCTACAGTTTCGGTGAACACAGATGCTGAGCAAGTCATATAATTCCtgaactctctctctcctgtccgcAGGCAAACTTCCCTTCCCTCACACTCTCCAGAGAGTCAAGATTCCCATCCATGACCCGGAGTCCTGCAAGAACGTGTATCCGAACATGAAGACCAGCATGATCTGCTGTGGAGGTCAATACAAGAGCACCTGCAAAGTGAGTGTGGGGCCCTTTGTCGTTTGTTATTTGGTGGACATGCTTGTCTATAATCGTGTGAAGGGTGTAAATGTGGAAGGATGTGAGGCAGTTTGGTAGGAAGCTGATCTGACTCTTCCTTAGAACATTGTCCTCAGTAAGGAAGGTCAGTAAACGGGTATTCATGATCCTGCAGAACACcctccccaggttactgttcacacaggtGCCTCTGTAATTGCTAGGGTCAAGTCTTGCCAGGTCTCAGGGAAAGACCCGGCGCTCAGTACCGGGCTGAAGAGTGTGAGCAGGGCCTGCTGCAGCTCCGAGCTTATGAGTCTCACCATCTCCTCGTTGACTCCAACTTGGCCAAAGATCACTCTTGGTCGAAAGGCCTGGAGTTTGTCTAATAGCTCCAGCCTTgagctctctctgtctctctgtctctctctctctccagggagACTCCGGAGGGGCTCTGGTCTGTAAGAAGGGAAACCGCTGGGTCCAGGCTGGGATTGTCAGCTATGGGAAGGGCTGTGAACTGCCCATCCCCCCCAAGATCTTCACCCGGGTCACCAGCTACAGGCCCTGGATCAAGACGCACAGCGGAGTCTCCGTTTCTGAGTGATGTCTGGGGACAGCGCCCCCACCTGGCTCTGAGGCTTCACTGCATCCTGTCCCatccagagagagagatcaaCTGAAATCAACACAGGCTTCTCATTCTCCCCAAGCCTGCCTCTGTGCCTCCTTTCTGTGCTTTTTCTCTCTCATTGTGtctcctggtgtgtgtgtttattactgagggattctctatctcctctctctcactgtgtctcctgtcctgttgtgagTGTTAATTCCTGAGAGATTCTCTGTTATCTTCTCTCTCACTGTGGCTCCTGTCACACTGTGTCTCCTATCCTTTTGCATGTTTATCActgtgtaactacagtatatctcttcTCTCTGGTGTGATTTTTAGCTTTGCTCTTCCTGCTGTGAGTTATCAGTTGCACTGTAACTCTGTCAACAGCTCAATAAAACGTCAAGCATTCAAGTTCCTGGTCTGGGGACTGAAGTTATTCAGAGGATAATCAGTGAAGTTCAGAGTGAACCTAGTGAAAGGGGAGAGTGTCTGAGAGTGAAGAGTTGTGTTAGATCTGTCCCATGTGTAAGTGTGACTTCATTTATCAAGCAACAACATGTTATTTCACTTAGATTTAagtgttattattaaatatttctaataatctttgtATGATGTGTCCAGGCAGCACGGGCATCTCTGTAAATGCAGATATATGTTGCTCAGAGACCCCTCTGATAAGGGGATCCATCTAAGTGAAATATAGTATAGATGGGCTCCATTGTGTCTGCAGTCTGTTTCACCCCGGAACAACGGGTCAGAGGACAATGTCTGGCACTCAAAGGAAGACCCATCAATGGGGGACCTGAGGCTGGGTTCCAGAATTATACATGATGACATCCTGACCAATCATCAGCTGTGATGTCTACCCTTAAAATCTAACACCCAGTTCATTTTTCATGGGTCAACTCACTGCCTGCTCTTCTCTCTCTAACTGAAATAGCAATTTAACTTTTCCTTCCAAGTGTCTGTGAGCTTCAACTTTCAGGACTTTAACTTTTCTCCTAGACACCAGGCCAAGAGAATGAGTCAGTAAAAAGCAGAATTCTGCCTGAGAAATGCATTCTGACACAGAAGAAATCTTGCGCTCACAAACCCACAGTTACTTTCACCAGATCAGTGAAAGAAGATAATTGGATTCCTTCTTTTTGTTGAAATCCTGAATACTCGAGCATATTCAGCACTGGGACAAATCAACTTCTCCCACCTGTCTGCCTTGTAGCCGACCCAAGATGACAAGTATGCACAGATAGTTTCTAAGGAGATGTCCCCAGAAACTCTAGGCTTCCTCTCTTCCTCTTTCAGGCAAAACGTCtctcaggaccctatgcagacgacacaatcgaagggagtgaacacacaCGGGGggagacgaggaactgggctggtagaggAACCGGGGTGGGGGCGTGACAAAGGTGCTCTGGGGGGTGTGGTCCAGGCGTACAGTCCCaaagggagtccaaagggaagTCCAGTGCAGGCGAAggtccagagccgggtgataaatacaagatgaacaaaacaaagttaaaaaccggagTGGGATCCGGCGAAGGGATGGGGGAAAGAAAGGGGGAACGGAACCAGGCGCTCCAGGTCCCGGGTTCGGCTGGTTCAGGACACGTAGGAGGCGAATGCCAACTGAGCAGCCGACGTAGGGAGACTTGGTGATAGGTGAGCCTCCGGGTGCCTgtgttccaatgcagagcccggaacagagtgagcgtctggcttttaaaggtgggctggaacagggagcaggtgcacaaaatcagttaaaaaagtgaacgagccggagcgcccttaaagGGGAGGGACTACGATTGTGACACCTTgtatttaattacttaattacttaattgtaATTACAATTGTACTGAAGGAGTAGCTGCCAAGTCAGACCGCAGACCAATGAAGCCAAGCTCCTCCTTCTCAGTGGGAAGTTTGAACTCACTGAGGATGACTGGCCAACGGATCTTGGAGTATAAAATTTCTTTATTCACATCATAATTCTCAAGAGATTAACTATTATTCCAAACAAATGTGAGTTCACGATAGTAAATGcatatttgcatgtatgagATAATATGGATGTGAGGGAAATATGAAACCTATTTGCTAAACGAGAAAAGGTTTAATGTTGAAAAGTTAAAACTCTGAAATACTAAAATACTCAAAATTTCCAATTGTAAATAATAACCCTCACATCACTACATTGGGAACATTGTGTTGAGCTgtaatcttgtttttattataatttgaaTTTACTAAAGAGGGAGGAGAGCaagtgaaatttaaaatttgtttttgttaattaaCAATGTGACTGAATATGTGACAGCATTTTTATCTTAAGACTGCAGGTCAAAACCAAAGCATTCAATTTTGCCTTGTAATCCACACAGTCTCGCACATATAGTACCCCTCAGACACACCGAGACATATACTGCACACTCACAAGACTGTGGAGCTGCTTCTCCTCGAGCAGATTTAGCTAAAGATCTGAGATATCCTGCTGCCTTTGCATCTGTCCCTTAAACACTGGCTGTAAAACACTAGTGCAGCATCATTCCCATAGAGTATTGTGGACAGGTTTAGACATCTCTTTACAGGAAGCTATTTCTGCTCTAGATTCAGTCCTGAGAAGTGCATGTAGATGCATTCTGGAAATAAGGGAGTGCCCTGCACTGACTCGTTGAAGGAattgagtctctttagtctgaagggagtgtcctacactgacaggctagaTGAACAGAATCTCTTTAGTCTGGGTGGAGTGTTTTATACTGGCAAGATGaagaaatgaacatttttagtcttgaacagagaagaccaaGAGGGGACAtgatccaagtattcaaaagcctccaagacaaagtcaacccagtggacgTCTTTAAAAGGAACAGTAATCAGAGGACCAGTGGAAACTCCAGGGAAGAGCACCTGAAACAGAAAagaggagacacttctttacacaaagcatTGTGGGAGTGCAGGAGGGTGAGAGAGCTCTCTGCTCTGCGGTCTCGTCTTTGTGCTGACGGCATGAGAGTTGCTGAGATAAGGAGTGTTCCATGAGCTGGGTCTCTGTCACAGAGATGATACAGAGATATCTGGGCTGTGTGGTTTGTCAGTACGCAGGACGAGGAGACGTGTGGAGTGATAGGCATCCTTCTGCACCTCACGTGAAACCCTGTGTCTTCTAGTTttgaagaacacaaaacaggTCATGCCTTTCACTAATGAAAGGAAGCCATTCGGACAGTGTAGCCTGTTTGTTCATAAGCAATTAATTGATCTGAGTGTCTCTTCCAGCTGATTCTGGAAAGAAGCCATGGTATTGGCTGCTTGTTCCACCccaccaccaccctctgtgtaaagaagagcctcctgtctggACTGGAAGATCTCACCTAGCTGGGCCTTaagagaatccagggtatcagcttcaacaacagggctgggcagcttgttccacactcctacgATTTGTGTAAATCATTGCATCTTGCCCTGATtataggatctcatccagcagcTTATTTATGTGTAAATTATTAGGTTTAAACtatatcaccctacaactcacaactggcaggcctctgaagctcagcaggtgtgagcctggtcagaaccaggatgggagacccctgggaaagctaaggctgctgctggaagaggtgttagtgggaccagtagaaagtgctcaccctgcggtctgtgtgggtcctaatgttccagtatagtgactgtgAGAGACCCCAGGAGCTGCTGGGTAGTCGTTTCTCCAGGGGCTACTGGGTAGTTTCACCAGAGGGATCTGAGTAGGTGATTCTTCAGGGGTTGCTGGGTAGTCGTTTCTCCAAGGCCTGCTGGGCTTGGCGTCTCACCAGGGGATGCTGGGTAATCATTTCCTTAGGGGCTGCTGAGTATTACTTTCTCCATGGACTGCTGTGTAGTAATTTGTTTCTTGCAACAAGTATTTATTTTGAGCATATTTTATAGATTGCCTTTCATAGTGCTGTACAGGAAAACAATCAAATGACAGAGAACTTCAACTTTCAACAAATTTTTTAACCTAGAATATCAAAAGAACAAGATATGAAAATATTGACTGGTTACTGTCTCAGTCATGCATCCTGCGTCTGCAGTTCCTCTTCCAGAGCCCAGAACTCTCCGCAAGGTGAAACTGCCCATTCTAACAGAGCAGGAGTGTGAGAAATTCATGCCGATTAAAGACACGATGACCTGCGCTGAAAAAGGGGCTGTGGGAACCTGCCCTGTGAGTCATGGGGAGGCTGAAGGAGAGTAGGACTGTGGGATAGAGGTCTCTATGGCTGTTGGACTGTGGGATAGAGGGCTCTAGGGCTGTTGGACTGGGAAAGAGGGCTTTAGAGCTGTTGGGCTGTGGGATAAAGGGCTCTAGGGCTGTTGGACTGTAGGATAGAGGTCAGTAGAGCTGTTGGATTGTAGGATAGATGTCAGTAGAGCTGTTGGACTGCAGGATAGAGGGCTCTAGAGCTGTTGGAGTGCAGGACAGTGAGCTGTAGAGCTGTAGGTTAGAGGGCTCTAGAGCTGTTGGACTGTGGGACAGAGGGCAATAGAGCTATTGGATTGTAGGTTAGAGGGCTCTCTAACACTCCTGTCCTGttatgtgtttattactgagtgACACCTCTCTCTGGTGTTACTTT contains:
- the LOC138238339 gene encoding serine protease 27-like, yielding MMMRMIFLPLLLGVMTLKSLEVSSSPLSRSSIVGGEDAGDGLWPWQVFLLVKKTNGSLSQCGGSLISKHWVLTAAHCFKGYIDIKSSHVYLGAYELDLPSSHQVNRNMADLVIHSKYTITRKGYDIALVKLDRPVPLSRFIQTVPLAEPSDLFTSRSDCWVTGWGRVQQNSKLPFPHTLQRVKIPIHDPESCKNVYPNMKTSMICCGGQYKSTCKGDSGGALVCKKGNRWVQAGIVSYGKGCELPIPPKIFTRVTSYRPWIKTHSGVSVSE